The sequence acccattccctgttgttgggtttgagtgacccattcccagtcgtcgggtttgagtgacccattcccagtcgtcgggtttgagtgacccattccctgttgtcgggtttgagtgacccattcccagtcgttgggtttgagtgacccattccctgttgttgggtttgagtgacccattcccagttgttgggtttgagtgacccattccctgttgttgggtttgagtgacccattcccagttgttgggtttgagtgacccattcccagtcgttgggtttgagtgaccccattccctgttgttgggtttgagtgacccattcccagtcgttgggtttgagtgacccattcccagttgttggatttgagtgacccattccctgTTGTTGGATTTGAGTGCCCCCATTCCCTgttgttgggtttgagtgacccattcccagtcgttgggtttgagtgacccattccctgttgttgggtttgagtgacccattcccagttgttgggtttgagtgacccattccctgttgttggatttgagtgacccattccctgttgttgggtttgagtgacccattccctgttgttgggtttgagtgacccattccctgttgttgggtttgagtgacccattccctgttgttgggtttgagtgacccattccctgttgttggatttgagtgacccattcccagtcgttgggtttgagtgacccattcccagttgttgggtttgagtgacccattccctgTTGTTGGGTTTTAGTGACCCATTCCCAgttgttgggtttgagtgacccattcccagttgttgggtttgagtgacccattccctgttgttgggtttgagtgacccattcccagttgttgggtttgagtgacccattccctgttgttgggtttgagtgacccattcccagtcgtcgggtttgagtgacccattcccagtcgtcgggtttgagtgacccattccctgttgtcgggtttgagtgacccattcccagtcgttgggtttgagtgacccattccctgttgttgggtttgagtgacccattcccagttgttgggtttgagtgacccattccctgttgttgggtttgagtgacccattcccagtcgttgggtttgagtgacccattcccagtcgttgggtttgagtgacccattccctgttgtcgggtttgagtgacccattcccagttgttgggtttgagtgacccattctctgttgttgggtttgagtgacccattccctgttgttgggtttgagtgacccattcccagtcgttgggtttgagtgacccattcccagtcgttgggtttgagtgacccattccctgttgtcgggtttgagtgacccattcccagttgttgggtttgagtgacccattcccagttgttgggtttgagtgacccattccctgttgttgggtttgagtgacccattcctTGTTGTTGTGGTTGAGTACCCCATGCCATCAGTGGTGAACACCTTTAATTCTTCTGATGCTGGCATTAACTCCTATTTTCATTGACTGATCGATACCTTGTGGTCCCGTAGCCAGCAAAGGTTCTTATTTCACCTGTTCCCGTGTTGGAGGTCGCCGAGGCCCTCTACATATTGCTTCAATCAGCAAAGATGGCAACACATTGTTCTTCGAGTCAAGATTTGAGAGCGGAAACCTGCAAAAAGCCATTCGAGCGTGAGTATGTGTGATTGCTCCTTGTTTGCACCATGTGCTTTGGATGTAGCCTGGCACCCTGCTCCATACCACGCCTTCTGATCTCACCACTCGACTCCACCTGCGTTGTTCCTGAGAGCCCCTCCTGTCCCCCAGCTGGGCTGTGATCACTTCCCCTGTTTGGTTTTAGTTCGTTCTGCTCCTGTGTTCTGTTAACCACCGTGTGTGTTTTCCCTGCCTTCCTCCTCACTCCATTCTCCATGGCTGCTCTTTCATGTAGTCCTAGAGCCACCAGATGGTGGAGTTTAGACCTGGCTCGAAGAATCTCAGACACTCTCATCAATCACAAACCGTGGCAGCTTCACTTTGTTTCCATGGTGCCTTTCTGGATCCCAAAGGTGATGTGTTCCTCCCCACGGTGCTCCAAGCCCATCAGTTTCCATTGTAATGGTGTTTGCTGCTCAGTTCCAAGGGAGGTGCTGGTCGCTGGCTGACCCTCTGCAACACAGTGCAAAAATCAGATGAGGAGGGGTGCCTCCGCCTATTCACTTGCTcacactatttttttttattcgttcatgggatgtgggcgtcgctggtgaggccggcatttattacccatccctaattgcccttgcgaaggtggtggtgagccgccttcttgaaccgctgcattccaaatggtgaaggttctcccacagtgctgttaggtagggagttccaggattttgacccagcgacgatgaaggaacgtcgatatatttccaagtcgggatggtcacACTGTGGCGATATGATCATTAGTGGGCTAGGATCAGGCTGCTTAGCTCATTCTCTTCGACACGTGCCAGACATAAcccgggggaatgggggcagtggtTGCCTGGGGAGCGGTGTGAAGGGTGCTTTTATAATCACCTGTTTCTCTGTTTCAGGGGTCCCTACGAATACGAACTGACTCTTCGCACCGACCTATACACAGACAAGCACACACAGTGGTACTACTTCAGGGTCCAGAACACTCGGCCGGGAATCATCTATCGCTTCACTATAGTCAACCTGATGAAGCCCAACAGCTTGTACAATCAGGGCTTGAAACCACTGCTGTATTCTGAGCAGGAGATGCAGCTGAGGCAGGTGGGCTGGCACCGGACAGGCAAAGACATCCGCTATTACAAGAACAGCCTCGGCCAGGAGGGCAGGAGCCTGTACTCGCTCACCTGGACGTGTCAGTTCCCGCACAGGAACGACACCTGCTACTTTGCCCACTCTTACCCATACACGTACTCCGACCTGCAGCGTTACCTAGCAACCATTGCCAGCGACCCCTTGCAATCCCAGTACTGCAAGCTGCGGGTGCTGTGCCGCAGCCTGGCCGGCAACATGGTTCACGTGCTGACTATCACGTCCCCGTCCAGGACCCAGGAGGCCAGCCCTGCCaagaaggcggtggtggtgaCGGCCAGAGTCCATCCGGGAGAGACCAACGGTTCATGGGTGATGACGGGATTCCTGGACCACATCCTAGGCAGCTCCGACGATGCCCGGCTCTTGCGCGACATGTTCATCTTTAAGGTGGTGCCCATGCTGAATCCGGACGGCGTGATTGTGGGGAACTACCGTTGCTCGCTGACCGGCCGAGACCTGAACCGAAACTACCGGACGGTGCTGCGGGATTCCTTTCCCTGCGTCTGGCACACCAGGAACATGGTGCAGAGGTGAGTGTCACAGCTCCCTGCGCTGCTCTGTGCATGTGTGACGCACTGGGATCTGTTGGAATGTTAATTTGTGTTTGTAATTTACACTGGATTTGATGTTAAAGGGACTGAACGAGGAGAGAGGAGGCAGGGCAGTCTTAATACTGCGGGTTGGCAGTGTCATTGGGGGAGATGGCAGgtcgtgggaaatggaaaatatcACACCCGAGCAGCAGGGGACATTCTTCTGAACTTGGGACAGTGTACAGCATGGGTAAGatacagagaggagagggagctgttcacaggttacagcacggaaggaggctattcggcccatcgagtccaggcCGGCTCTATTCAAGAgaattccagctagtcccactcccccgccctatccccgtagccctgcaaattttttcctttcaagtacttatccagttcccttttgaaagccctgattgaatctgcctccaccaccccctcgggcagtgcattccagatcttaactgctcgccgtgtaaaaaagtttttcctcatgtcacctttggttcttttgccaaagaaccttaaatctttgtcctctggtccttgactcttcctccaatgggaacagtttctctctatctactctgtctagacccttcatgattttgaacacttctatcaaatctctcctcaaccttctctgttccaaggagaacaaccccagcttctccagtctatccacgtaactaaagtccctcacccctggaatcattctagtaaatctcctctgccccctctctaaggccttcagatccttcctaaagtgcactgcccataactggacacaatactccagttgtggccgaaccagtgttttataaaggttcatcatggcttccttgcttttgtactctatgcctctatttataaagcccaggatcccatctgcttttttaactgctttcttaacctgccctgccaccttcaacgatttgtgtacatatacccccagatctctctgttcctgtatcccttttagaattgtgccctttagtttatattgcctctcctcattcttccgatcgaaatgtatcacctcacatttttctgtgttaaatttcatctgcctctatccgcccattccaccagcctgtctatatcctcttgaaatctatcactatcctcctcactgttcactgcgcttccaagttttgtgacatctgcaaatttggaaattgtgccctgtacgcccaagtccaagtcatagaatcataggaaggttacagcaaggaaggccattcagcccatcaagtccacgccggctctatgcaagagcaatccagctagtcccactcccctgccctatccccgtagccctgcaaattttttcctttcaagtacttatccagttcccttttgaaagccatgattgaatctgcctccaccaccccctcgggcagtgcattccagatcacaaccattcgctgtgtaaaaacatttttcctcatgtcacctttggttcttttgccaatcaccctaaatctatgtcctttggttcttgacccttccgccaatgggaacagtcattaatatatatcaagaaaatccattctcaacccactgaaattggccctcctccaatagagtatttttactttagagtggtccatgtccttttccatagctattctaaaccttatgatactatgaatgctgttccctaaatgccctcccactgacacttgctccacttggcccacctcattccccagaaccagattgagccatgcctccttcctcattgggctggaaacatactgatcaagaaaattatcctgaacagacttcagaaattcctcccccccacctttgccccttatataattattgttatcccagtctatattaggatagttgaagtcccccattatcactactctatggcttttgcacctctctgtaatttccctgcaaatttgcttctctatatctttcccactagttggtggcctatagaatacacccagtggtgtaatggcacctctattgtttcttaactctaaccaaatagattctattcttggcccctccaggacatcctctctctccagcactgcaatattctccttaatcaatactgccacccccattcctttttttccttccctatctttcctgaacactttgtattgaggaatatttagtacgcaatcctgcccttttttgagccaggtctccgttatctccacgacatcatattcccacatggctatttgcgcctgcagctcaccaacattgTTTACCAGgttttgtgtgtttacacacatgcactgtaaaccagtcttaggctttcttgtactctctcctcgtctgatcccacttaatactgtacaatttcttactctagtgctatctttcccaATTCTTTGTACCCCgtctttctcctttccaatgctacattctggtacccattcccctgccaaattagtataaccccccccccccccccccccccacagcactagcgaaattccccgtgaggacattggtcccagctccgttgaggtgcaacctgtccggccttccccagaactgatcccaatgccccaggaatctaaagccctccctcctgcaccatctctccagccacgcatttatctgctctatcctcctatttctatacttactAGCATGTgacaccaggagtaatccggagatcactacctttgaggtcctgcttgttaatctctttcctagctccttaaaatctgcctgcaggacctcatctccctttctacctatgttgctGTCATATCATTCATGGGGAGCTGGTGGGGAAGgtacagagaggagagggggctgtAAATGGGGAGCTGGTGGGATGGTAGGAAGGAGAGTTGGTGGGCTGTGAATGGGGAGCTGGTGAGGATGGTAGAGAGTTGGGGGGCCGTGAATGGGGAGCTGACTGTCACTCATTGCCCCTGCAGGTTAATGGAGGAGCGAGAGGTGGTCATTTACTGTGACTTCCATGGGCACAGCAGGAAGAACAACGTCTTTATGTATGGCTGCAGCAACAATGAGCAGCCGTCCCTGCGGCTCTGGGAGAGAGTCTTCCCGTTAATGATGAGTAGGAATGCAGCTAACAAGGTATGgagggggcggtggtggtggggggattgTCTGGATGTTACCCTGTGTGAATGCTAATGGTGTGATGGGCCAAGCCACAGCGAGCTTCAGTGGAGACTTCCTCGCATTTTGGATTGTTGAACTTCTGTGTCAGTCAAGCCCTGTGACTCCTGCATTTATTAATATTGGGATGGTACCATTTGTTGGAGCTCCGCATTGAGCCAGGAGcggtggggcggggcgggggggatggAGGCGGTTGTGCCTGTGAGACCCATCTTGAACCCGGCCGCTCTCGTGCTGAGCAGAGGCCTGTTCGGAAAAAAATAGCTCTTTCTCGCACCAAGTTGCtcgtctcctgaaagtgctgcctGCTCACTGGGGTAGGCTCTGTACTAGGCTGGTCACTTGACCCCACTGCCCATTCCTCGTGTTGGCTGATGATGCAGTGCAATGGCGTTCTTTGTGTGGGCTGGGCTGTTGGCTTGTcataggagaggggagagagaatcaaCCTGTAAATAATAGGAATCTAGCGGGAGGAGGAGAGCTAGTGAATGACTGA is a genomic window of Heptranchias perlo isolate sHepPer1 unplaced genomic scaffold, sHepPer1.hap1 HAP1_SCAFFOLD_156, whole genome shotgun sequence containing:
- the LOC137309255 gene encoding cytosolic carboxypeptidase 2-like, with the translated sequence MPVYVGENGRNVVYCIDAASKGSYFTCSRVGGRRGPLHIASISKDGNTLFFESRFESGNLQKAIRAGPYEYELTLRTDLYTDKHTQWYYFRVQNTRPGIIYRFTIVNLMKPNSLYNQGLKPLLYSEQEMQLRQVGWHRTGKDIRYYKNSLGQEGRSLYSLTWTCQFPHRNDTCYFAHSYPYTYSDLQRYLATIASDPLQSQYCKLRVLCRSLAGNMVHVLTITSPSRTQEASPAKKAVVVTARVHPGETNGSWVMTGFLDHILGSSDDARLLRDMFIFKVVPMLNPDGVIVGNYRCSLTGRDLNRNYRTVLRDSFPCVWHTRNMVQRLMEEREVVIYCDFHGHSRKNNVFMYGCSNNEQPSLRLWERVFPLMMSRNAANKFSYQSCKFKVQKSKEGTGRIVMWRMGITHSYTMETTFAGSTLGNRRDTHFSTEDLKSLGYHFCDTLLDFCDPDRSKFEQCLGEVHAALHRELRLRLEKLGREYSSDVTLSDLSVSDVESRGLVTYQERLGRDVGHQQLLKGCWLALFSTGLFSSIGGGAASLQCMFQIGGEWLECRLGPPAALLACLLIQTEVGRPHEPCT